In a single window of the Zea mays cultivar B73 chromosome 5, Zm-B73-REFERENCE-NAM-5.0, whole genome shotgun sequence genome:
- the LOC103627668 gene encoding dof zinc finger protein 4, producing the protein MQEFQSIPGLAGRLFGGAAAPGDLRRAQAAQHGPGGARCGGASPAAPEAVKCPRCESTNTKFCYYNNYNLSQPRHFCKSCRRYWTKGGVLRNVPVGGGCRKAKRASPSASASASSPASSSAPSTPASADAAKNPRRASASPRSNSGSASPTAAAATTPTPTDPSTSATPSSNGVAFTGSHHSSNPFSTIDVAAAPPAPIFADQAAALASLFAPPPPPPLPVFSFAAAQPKEEEAPTNSELQQHLAAQAAPSSSVSEDIMAPFASLDAAGIFELGDAASAAAYWSAGSCWADVQDPSLYLP; encoded by the coding sequence ATGCAGGAGTTCCAGTCCATCCCTGGCCTGGCCGGGCGGCTGTTCGGCGGGGCCGCGGCACCCGGCGACCTCCGGCGCGCGCAGGCGGCGCAGCATGGCCCCGGCGGGGCGCGATGCGGCGGTGCCTCGCCCGCGGCGCCCGAGGCGGTGAAGTGCCCGCGGTGCGAGTCTACCAACACCAAGTTCTGCTACTACAACAACTACAACCTGTCGCAGCCGCGCCACTTCTGCAAGAGCTGCCGCCGGTACTGGACCAAGGGCGGCGTCCTGCGCAACGTCCCCGTGGGCGGCGGCTGCCGCAAGGCGAAGCGCGCCTCGccgtcggcgtcggcgtcggcgtccTCGCCCGCCTCGTCGTCGGCGCCGTCCACGCCCGCGTCGGCCGACGCGGCCAAGAACCCGCGCCGCGCCTCGGCCTCGCCCCGCTCCAACAGCGGCAGCGCGAGCCCCACGGCCGCCGCCGCGACGACCCCGACCCCGACCGATCCGAGCACCTCCGCCACGCCGTCGTCGAACGGCGTCGCCTTCACGGGCAGCCACCACTCGTCGAACCCCTTCTCCACGATCGACGTGGCGGCCGCGCCACCGGCGCCGATATTCGCCGACCAGGCGGCGGCGCTGGCGTCCCTCTTCGCGCCTCCCCCTCCGCCGCCGCTCCCGGTGTTCAGCTTCGCGGCGGCGCAGCCGAAGGAGGAGGAAGCGCCCACCAATTCGGAGCTGCAGCAACACCTCGCCGCACAGGCGGCGCCGTCGTCGTCGGTCTCCGAGGACATCATGGCGCCGTTCGCATCCCTGGACGCCGCTGGGATATTCGAGCTCGGCGACGCCGCGTCAGCCGCGGCGTACTGGAGCGCCGGGAGCTGCTGGGCGGACGTCCAGGACCCGAGCTTGTACCTACCCTAG